In Marinomonas posidonica IVIA-Po-181, a single window of DNA contains:
- a CDS encoding LysR family transcriptional regulator encodes MEISIPNLRHLRVFLAVTELKSITRASDSIFLSQPAITQAIAKLETSLGAPLFERHSDGMYPTASGEIWQKRVSRAIDHIQVATQDIVKDQSTKERSPKNLVALISTTQLRALVAVSEAQNFSIASRNLAVSQSSVHRAARDLERLLGVTLFEKNSLGTSATKAAQALAKATKLAFNELRQGIYEINALQFKDVSTITIGSMPLARMTILPKSILRFNERHPDVNINVTEGPYTDLLHHLRQGDIDIILGALRYPTPADDVIQEELWAPPLSVIARQDHPLLNQVNISAAELAQYSWVVPAQGTPTRQAFEDIFKAADIPLPSRLVESSSQILIRELLLESDRLTLMSAHQVEREINIGLLKVIEFPLEHTRRPIGLCVRKSWLPTVTQSHFLSLLRKVSEQVR; translated from the coding sequence ATGGAAATATCCATTCCAAACTTACGACATTTACGTGTTTTTCTCGCAGTTACCGAATTAAAAAGCATTACACGAGCGTCGGATAGTATATTTTTATCCCAACCGGCAATCACTCAAGCCATTGCCAAATTAGAAACCTCTTTGGGTGCCCCGTTATTTGAGCGTCACTCTGACGGCATGTATCCGACCGCCTCAGGGGAGATTTGGCAAAAGCGTGTCAGTCGCGCCATTGACCACATTCAAGTCGCCACCCAAGACATAGTTAAAGATCAATCAACAAAAGAGCGCTCCCCCAAAAACCTAGTGGCGCTGATTAGTACGACCCAGCTGCGTGCGCTCGTGGCGGTCAGTGAAGCGCAAAATTTCAGCATCGCCAGCCGCAATCTAGCGGTATCTCAATCCTCTGTGCATCGGGCTGCTCGCGATTTAGAACGGTTACTTGGCGTCACTTTATTTGAAAAAAACAGCTTAGGTACCAGTGCAACGAAAGCCGCACAAGCCTTGGCGAAAGCCACTAAACTGGCTTTTAATGAATTGCGTCAGGGAATTTATGAAATCAACGCCCTGCAGTTCAAGGATGTTAGTACCATTACCATTGGCAGCATGCCTCTGGCACGTATGACCATCTTGCCAAAATCCATTCTGCGATTTAATGAGCGCCACCCTGACGTCAATATTAACGTCACAGAAGGGCCTTACACAGATCTATTGCATCACTTACGTCAAGGTGACATCGACATCATATTAGGCGCTTTACGCTATCCGACACCGGCGGACGATGTCATTCAAGAAGAACTTTGGGCTCCGCCTCTATCTGTCATTGCCCGTCAGGATCACCCTTTGCTCAATCAGGTAAACATCAGTGCCGCTGAATTGGCCCAATATTCTTGGGTTGTGCCCGCTCAAGGAACACCGACACGACAAGCTTTTGAGGACATTTTCAAAGCGGCGGATATCCCTTTACCCAGTCGTTTGGTCGAATCCAGCTCACAAATTTTAATTCGTGAATTGTTATTGGAAAGTGATCGCCTTACGCTAATGTCGGCACACCAAGTTGAGCGAGAAATTAATATTGGCTTGTTAAAAGTCATCGAGTTTCCCTTAGAGCATACCCGTCGTCCAATCGGCCTATGTGTCCGAAAAAGCTGGCTTCCGACTGTAACTCAATCTCATTTTCTGAGTTTGCTAAGAAAAGTGTCTGAGCAGGTTCGGTGA
- a CDS encoding Gfo/Idh/MocA family oxidoreductase → MRICIAGASGAFGMKHMDAIAAIEGAEVTSVVGTKIDAIKEFAEQRGVAHFTTDLAESLAREDVDAVILATPTQMHAAQTIQCLEAGKHVMSEIPMADNIEDARKVVEIKNKTGLVAMAGHTRRFNPSHQWIHNKVLAGELTIQQMDVQTYFFRRSNKNALGKARSWTDHLLWHHACHTVDLFQYQTGETATKVQAMQGPIHPELGIAMDMSIGMKVANGALCTLSLSFNNDGPFGTFFRYICDNGTYLARYDDLYDGNDNKIDLTGVAVSNNGIELQDREFITAIQEGRDPNSCVTQAIDAMETLHRLEQCLED, encoded by the coding sequence ATGAGAATTTGTATTGCTGGTGCTTCCGGCGCTTTTGGCATGAAACACATGGACGCCATTGCGGCCATCGAAGGGGCTGAAGTCACTTCCGTAGTGGGCACTAAAATTGATGCCATCAAAGAGTTTGCCGAACAACGTGGCGTCGCTCACTTCACAACAGACCTAGCTGAGAGTTTGGCGCGCGAAGATGTTGACGCCGTTATCTTAGCAACACCGACACAAATGCATGCGGCACAAACCATTCAATGTTTGGAAGCAGGCAAGCATGTGATGTCTGAAATTCCGATGGCTGATAACATCGAAGACGCTCGCAAAGTGGTTGAAATCAAGAACAAAACAGGTTTAGTCGCAATGGCGGGACACACCCGTCGCTTCAACCCTTCGCACCAGTGGATTCACAACAAAGTATTAGCGGGTGAACTGACCATTCAACAAATGGATGTGCAAACCTACTTCTTCCGTCGCTCCAATAAAAATGCGCTTGGTAAAGCTCGCTCTTGGACTGACCATCTATTATGGCACCATGCTTGTCACACAGTTGATTTATTCCAATATCAGACCGGTGAAACGGCGACCAAAGTACAAGCTATGCAAGGACCGATTCATCCCGAGCTGGGCATTGCGATGGACATGAGCATTGGTATGAAAGTAGCAAATGGGGCTTTATGTACCCTATCACTGTCCTTTAATAACGATGGTCCATTTGGTACCTTCTTCCGCTACATCTGTGATAACGGCACCTATTTAGCACGTTATGACGATTTGTACGATGGCAATGACAACAAGATCGATTTAACTGGCGTGGCCGTTTCTAACAATGGTATCGAACTTCAAGACCGCGAATTCATTACAGCCATTCAAGAAGGACGTGACCCTAACTCTTGTGTGACTCAAGCCATTGACGCGATGGAAACTCTTCATCGTTTAGAGCAATGCCTAGAAGATTAA
- the arsB gene encoding ACR3 family arsenite efflux transporter has translation MGLFERYLTVWVGLAILAGILLGSLAADVFAFIASLEYANVNFVMAILIWLMIYPMMVQIDFSSIKNVGKQTKGLALTLVINWLIKPFSMALLGWLFFKGLFADWVDPQTANEYIAGMILLGVAPCTAMVFVWSQLTKGDANYTLVQVSINDVIMIFAFAPIAGFLLGATDIHVPWTTLLVSVLLYVLIPLIAGAITRNSLDKANDHSRLDGFLSKMKPWSIIGLIATVVLLFGFQSDTILSNPQAIVLIAIPLLIQTYGIFAVAYWLALKFKLPHNEAAPASLIGTSNFFELAVAVAISLFGLHSGAALATVVGVLVEVPVMLSLVWFANRTRHWFA, from the coding sequence ATGGGATTATTTGAACGTTATTTAACGGTCTGGGTAGGCTTGGCCATACTAGCCGGTATTTTGTTGGGCAGCTTAGCAGCGGACGTTTTTGCGTTTATCGCTAGCTTGGAATACGCCAATGTGAACTTTGTCATGGCCATTCTAATTTGGTTAATGATCTACCCTATGATGGTGCAGATTGATTTCTCTTCCATCAAAAACGTAGGCAAACAAACCAAAGGCTTGGCACTCACTCTTGTCATTAACTGGCTGATTAAGCCCTTTTCAATGGCCTTACTTGGTTGGCTCTTTTTCAAAGGCCTATTCGCAGACTGGGTAGACCCACAAACCGCCAATGAATACATTGCTGGGATGATCTTACTTGGTGTGGCGCCTTGTACCGCGATGGTATTTGTGTGGAGCCAATTAACTAAGGGCGACGCCAATTACACCTTGGTTCAAGTCTCCATCAATGATGTCATCATGATCTTTGCGTTTGCTCCAATCGCAGGCTTTCTGTTAGGTGCAACGGACATTCATGTTCCTTGGACGACCTTACTCGTCTCCGTGTTGCTGTACGTTTTAATCCCTTTAATTGCCGGTGCAATCACTCGTAATTCATTGGATAAAGCCAACGACCACTCTCGATTAGATGGCTTCCTAAGCAAAATGAAGCCCTGGTCTATCATAGGCCTGATTGCCACTGTGGTACTCTTGTTTGGCTTCCAGTCCGATACCATTTTATCAAACCCACAAGCCATCGTACTGATTGCCATTCCTTTGTTAATTCAAACTTACGGCATTTTTGCCGTGGCATATTGGTTGGCATTGAAGTTCAAACTGCCTCACAACGAAGCAGCGCCAGCAAGCTTAATTGGCACTTCAAACTTCTTCGAGCTTGCCGTTGCGGTGGCCATTTCATTATTCGGTCTGCATTCTGGTGCTGCGTTAGCCACAGTGGTCGGCGTATTGGTTGAAGTCCCTGTTATGTTGTCACTTGTGTGGTTCGCTAATCGCACTCGTCACTGGTTTGCTTAA
- the arsC gene encoding arsenate reductase (glutaredoxin) (This arsenate reductase requires both glutathione and glutaredoxin to convert arsenate to arsenite, after which the efflux transporter formed by ArsA and ArsB can extrude the arsenite from the cell, providing resistance.): MVLIHHNPDCGTSRNVLRIIKDAGYTPLVIDYLKEGWTKAQLLALFAAADLTPRSALRETKSPAKELGLLNKSVSDDIILEAMLEHPVLVNRPIVCSPKGVKLCRPSEAVLDLLEQWPEGPYEKEDGELILDAKGNRLSH; this comes from the coding sequence ATGGTTTTGATACATCACAATCCTGATTGCGGGACATCACGAAATGTTTTGCGCATTATAAAAGATGCAGGCTATACACCTTTGGTCATTGACTATCTCAAAGAAGGCTGGACCAAGGCTCAGTTGTTGGCCTTATTTGCCGCCGCTGATTTGACCCCAAGAAGTGCCTTGAGAGAAACCAAGTCCCCCGCCAAAGAGTTGGGATTATTAAACAAAAGCGTTTCTGACGACATCATCTTAGAAGCCATGTTAGAACACCCTGTCCTAGTTAATCGTCCGATTGTTTGCTCACCTAAGGGCGTCAAGCTGTGTCGCCCTAGTGAAGCCGTATTGGATTTACTCGAGCAATGGCCAGAAGGCCCTTACGAAAAGGAAGATGGCGAACTGATACTAGACGCCAAAGGCAATCGTCTGAGCCATTAA
- a CDS encoding methyl-accepting chemotaxis protein → MTLKSKSMALSPKELSWLPWFGANGRLSLFRSCYLNKNTYQTVEKTFEGIANTRVKLLDNWVNNQWSQLEVLLEIISESFPNIETSALEERFNIVPDVSEYFVIDAEGKVINSTEKSRIGQNDLPANAVSEGLKDYFLHGPYIDQNTLKIGPSSSKFHDAVTLMFYLPIKHDGNTLGAICARVPNDVLGDLIQREAGHIYKESGDNYLFMVKPSFDPAILPGTALSRSRFEDDTFSHGENLKSGVNTDWGVVKVEQHTEFEIRFTDPATQQLHPGVRETIKNGQNLFVTYPGYSDYRHIPVIGKGVTFQLKGSPDTWGMMCEGDLEEVYRRRSINIKLMEGYLFASTPPLLICSALQAFTDLSVTSDLAISFACLLLAGVLFNRLGTRKISQNMSKMTTVIQAIAEGEGNLKQRLEGDLSNDETGDMGRWMNSFIDNLDNTIGEVISASNNVKNSNQFMVHTNEEAKDASHYLASTVEDMLTMFQKQVNEVESASQTANDLKQTMDQVVAGAQKRLEDAKTGTQEIRDVVRTTAESVKSLDQKTNEIAGIITTISDITNQTNLLALNAAIEAARAGEHGRGFSVVADEVRSLASKTAEAAEEIQTMLEGIQEETRNAVSFMEKGAENVDRNLQVNEQSGSEDSSLYELVETLFEAMLLLNESNKENANTAQEMGAATEQMKRSIAALQRRSSRVGLSALKLNSLVGQFQVSKH, encoded by the coding sequence ATGACACTAAAAAGTAAAAGTATGGCCCTTTCTCCTAAGGAGTTAAGTTGGTTACCTTGGTTTGGCGCAAATGGACGCCTTTCATTGTTTCGATCTTGTTATTTAAACAAAAACACCTATCAGACCGTTGAAAAAACCTTTGAAGGCATCGCCAATACGCGTGTTAAGTTGCTTGATAACTGGGTTAACAATCAGTGGTCGCAACTTGAAGTATTGTTAGAAATCATCTCAGAGAGCTTTCCCAATATTGAAACCAGCGCCCTCGAAGAACGTTTCAATATAGTGCCTGACGTCAGTGAATACTTTGTCATTGATGCCGAAGGCAAGGTCATTAATTCCACTGAAAAAAGTCGAATTGGACAGAACGACCTACCGGCTAATGCTGTCTCGGAAGGGTTAAAAGATTACTTCTTACACGGCCCTTATATCGATCAAAACACCCTAAAAATAGGCCCTTCCAGCTCGAAATTTCATGATGCAGTGACGCTGATGTTTTATTTACCCATCAAGCACGATGGCAACACCTTAGGAGCGATTTGTGCTCGTGTTCCAAACGATGTACTTGGGGATTTAATTCAACGTGAAGCAGGACACATTTATAAAGAATCCGGCGATAACTATTTGTTTATGGTCAAGCCAAGCTTCGACCCCGCTATCCTACCAGGCACAGCCTTATCCAGATCGCGCTTTGAAGACGACACCTTCAGTCACGGTGAAAATCTCAAAAGCGGAGTAAACACAGACTGGGGCGTAGTTAAAGTAGAACAGCATACCGAGTTTGAAATACGTTTTACTGACCCAGCGACTCAACAATTGCACCCAGGAGTGCGAGAAACCATTAAAAATGGCCAAAACCTATTTGTCACTTACCCAGGCTACTCGGACTATCGTCATATTCCTGTCATTGGTAAAGGCGTGACCTTTCAACTCAAAGGCAGCCCTGATACATGGGGCATGATGTGTGAAGGAGATTTGGAAGAAGTCTACCGACGCCGCTCAATCAACATAAAATTGATGGAAGGCTATCTTTTTGCCTCCACTCCCCCCTTATTAATTTGCTCTGCTTTGCAGGCCTTTACCGATTTATCTGTCACCAGCGACTTAGCCATTTCATTTGCCTGCTTATTGTTGGCAGGTGTCTTGTTTAATCGTTTAGGGACACGAAAAATTAGCCAAAACATGAGCAAAATGACAACCGTTATTCAAGCCATTGCTGAGGGGGAAGGGAATTTAAAACAGCGCTTAGAGGGCGACCTTAGTAATGATGAAACGGGGGATATGGGTCGTTGGATGAACAGTTTCATTGATAATTTAGACAACACCATAGGTGAGGTGATTTCAGCCAGCAACAATGTGAAAAACTCCAACCAATTCATGGTACACACCAATGAAGAGGCAAAAGACGCTTCACATTATTTAGCTTCTACCGTAGAAGACATGCTGACCATGTTCCAAAAACAGGTCAATGAAGTCGAAAGCGCCTCACAAACCGCAAATGATCTAAAGCAAACCATGGATCAGGTAGTCGCAGGTGCACAAAAACGTCTCGAAGATGCCAAAACAGGCACCCAAGAAATTCGTGATGTGGTCCGCACGACGGCCGAATCCGTTAAGTCGCTAGATCAGAAGACCAATGAGATTGCAGGCATCATCACCACCATTTCAGATATCACTAACCAAACCAACTTGTTAGCACTCAATGCCGCCATTGAAGCCGCACGGGCTGGCGAACATGGTCGTGGTTTCTCTGTGGTAGCGGATGAAGTTCGCAGCTTGGCATCCAAAACCGCCGAGGCCGCAGAAGAGATTCAAACGATGCTGGAAGGTATCCAAGAGGAAACCCGCAACGCTGTGAGCTTTATGGAAAAAGGGGCTGAAAACGTTGACCGTAACCTGCAGGTAAACGAACAATCAGGCAGTGAAGACAGCAGCTTATACGAGTTGGTTGAGACACTTTTTGAGGCCATGTTGCTGCTCAATGAAAGTAACAAGGAAAACGCCAATACCGCACAAGAAATGGGGGCCGCAACGGAGCAAATGAAACGCTCGATTGCCGCCTTACAACGACGTTCGTCACGAGTGGGATTGTCAGCCTTAAAGCTCAACTCGTTAGTCGGTCAGTTCCAAGTTTCCAAGCATTAA
- a CDS encoding metalloregulator ArsR/SmtB family transcription factor: MTPIQFYKCLADDTRLKSLLLISQTGEACVCDLKDALKLDQPKTSRHLAELRKCGILQDERRGKWVYYKLQDDLPDWAKRVIHETAKQNPDYYQQALETLKACQVASNRCC, translated from the coding sequence ATGACGCCCATACAGTTTTATAAATGCTTAGCCGACGATACTCGACTCAAGTCCCTATTATTGATTTCCCAGACAGGCGAAGCTTGTGTATGTGATCTAAAAGACGCTTTGAAACTGGATCAGCCCAAAACCTCACGACATCTGGCAGAGCTGCGTAAATGCGGCATTTTGCAGGATGAGCGCCGTGGCAAATGGGTGTATTACAAATTACAGGATGATCTGCCGGATTGGGCAAAAAGAGTCATTCACGAAACCGCAAAACAAAACCCGGATTATTATCAGCAAGCATTAGAGACGCTAAAAGCTTGCCAAGTTGCATCAAACCGTTGTTGTTAA
- a CDS encoding AEC family transporter — MDVVLNITAPIFLLILVGFAAARYGFIPLNALAGLSRFVLYLALPSLIFVKLSAMDIWQVFHPDYIFVYAVGGLGTFFITLLLGWTLIKADLVTAGVFGVGAAMSNSAFIGFPVLLQFFDEPMTQAFVMALMVENLILLPVCLIFIETMLGRQRKQQETTSQSLGRVVAKRIITNPLLIALTAGLCFSVLSLPVPEFAQRGLSLLADGAAPTALIVIGGSLVGVSIRGHLSAIALVAVAKLMIFPSLVMLLLMLTPEMSQALKVSVLVFAAMPMFSTYPIVCGEYGQRSFCASTLLVTTVLSFLTLSILLRFLAAS; from the coding sequence ATGGATGTGGTGTTGAACATTACTGCCCCGATATTTTTGTTGATTTTAGTGGGTTTTGCCGCTGCTCGTTATGGCTTTATTCCACTAAATGCTTTGGCAGGCTTAAGTCGATTTGTCTTGTATCTGGCCTTGCCGTCACTGATTTTTGTCAAACTTTCCGCCATGGATATTTGGCAAGTGTTTCATCCTGATTACATTTTTGTCTATGCCGTTGGCGGTTTAGGGACCTTCTTTATCACGCTATTGCTGGGTTGGACACTCATTAAAGCTGATCTCGTCACGGCGGGGGTGTTTGGTGTTGGGGCAGCCATGTCAAACAGTGCCTTTATTGGTTTTCCGGTGTTGTTGCAATTTTTTGATGAGCCGATGACGCAAGCTTTTGTCATGGCGTTGATGGTCGAAAATCTCATTCTTCTACCTGTATGCCTGATCTTTATTGAAACCATGTTAGGGCGACAACGAAAGCAACAGGAGACCACCTCACAAAGCTTAGGCAGGGTGGTGGCAAAGCGTATCATCACCAATCCATTATTAATTGCTTTGACAGCCGGACTGTGTTTTTCCGTGTTGTCACTGCCAGTACCGGAATTTGCTCAGCGAGGTTTGTCATTGTTGGCGGATGGCGCAGCACCAACGGCTTTAATCGTTATTGGTGGCTCGTTGGTCGGTGTTTCCATTCGTGGACACTTGAGTGCGATTGCTTTGGTGGCCGTGGCAAAGCTGATGATTTTTCCTTCATTGGTGATGCTGCTATTGATGCTCACCCCTGAGATGAGCCAAGCCTTGAAGGTGTCGGTATTGGTCTTTGCGGCCATGCCTATGTTCAGTACCTACCCTATTGTTTGTGGTGAATATGGTCAGCGAAGCTTTTGCGCCAGCACCTTATTGGTGACAACTGTGTTATCGTTTCTGACATTGAGTATATTGTTGCGTTTTTTAGCCGCGAGCTAA
- a CDS encoding aldo/keto reductase, whose product MSKHPHLANPSIGLGCMNLSHAYGSPVQQDDAIKALQEAFEMGYRHFDTATLYGGGANEQLVGQALKDHRQSFFLASKCGMAMVDGKKQINGRPDTIRQQCENSLKRLQTEYIDLYYLHRLDPEVAIEESVGALGDLVKEGKIGAIGLSEVSATTLRKAHQECPITAIQSEYSLWTRNPEIAVLKACQELDVTFVAFSPLARGFLTGGLMNANDLETKDIRNNMPRFQTEHYESNLALLNDYFSLAKDIGCTPAQLALAWFKGKHNNIVPIPGTRSVHHMQENLDAAQLNLDTSQIRLLDEMINQNNVHGPRYNAAQQKEIDTEEF is encoded by the coding sequence ATGTCAAAACACCCACATCTCGCCAATCCCAGTATCGGCTTAGGCTGTATGAACCTATCGCACGCCTATGGTTCACCCGTTCAACAAGATGATGCCATCAAAGCCTTACAAGAGGCTTTTGAGATGGGCTATCGACATTTTGATACGGCAACGCTTTATGGTGGTGGCGCCAATGAACAATTGGTTGGCCAGGCTTTAAAAGATCATCGACAGTCCTTCTTTTTGGCCAGTAAATGCGGCATGGCGATGGTGGATGGCAAAAAACAAATTAATGGCCGTCCAGACACGATTCGACAACAATGTGAAAACAGCCTAAAGCGTCTTCAAACCGAATACATCGACCTATATTACCTACATAGACTTGATCCAGAAGTGGCCATAGAAGAAAGTGTTGGCGCACTAGGAGACTTAGTAAAAGAAGGCAAGATCGGTGCCATTGGATTATCCGAAGTCTCCGCGACCACGTTACGAAAAGCCCATCAAGAATGCCCAATCACGGCGATCCAGTCCGAATACTCCTTGTGGACCCGTAACCCCGAAATCGCCGTTCTAAAAGCCTGCCAAGAGCTGGACGTGACTTTTGTGGCCTTCAGTCCATTGGCTCGTGGATTTTTGACTGGCGGTCTGATGAACGCCAATGATTTAGAAACAAAAGACATCCGCAACAACATGCCACGTTTTCAAACTGAACATTATGAAAGCAACCTAGCACTGTTAAACGACTATTTCTCCCTTGCCAAAGACATTGGCTGCACTCCGGCACAACTCGCATTGGCTTGGTTTAAGGGTAAACATAACAATATTGTCCCCATTCCTGGGACTCGCTCGGTTCACCATATGCAGGAGAATTTAGACGCGGCGCAACTCAATTTGGACACCTCTCAAATCCGCCTACTGGATGAGATGATCAACCAAAACAATGTTCATGGACCTCGCTACAACGCGGCGCAACAAAAAGAAATCGATACTGAAGAATTTTAA
- a CDS encoding arsenate reductase ArsC: protein MKILYICTHNRCRSILSEAITNGMAAGLIEAKSAGSQPVGEVHPLSLKYLKQAGYQTAGLISQSWDDFEDFEPDLVITVCDSAAGEACPLYFGKSLKVHWGLSDPSKLEGSDTQQETAFMDTIKAIEERVEQLKALAQRRLDAEQLKFELSILGAK from the coding sequence ATGAAAATTTTATACATTTGTACCCATAACCGCTGTCGCAGTATTTTGTCTGAAGCCATTACCAATGGCATGGCTGCTGGCCTAATAGAAGCAAAAAGTGCCGGCAGTCAACCCGTTGGCGAAGTACACCCATTATCATTGAAATATCTTAAGCAAGCGGGCTACCAAACCGCGGGGCTAATCAGCCAATCATGGGATGACTTTGAAGATTTTGAGCCGGATCTGGTCATTACCGTATGCGATTCAGCAGCAGGCGAAGCTTGCCCACTGTATTTTGGTAAGAGTCTAAAAGTACATTGGGGACTCAGCGACCCTTCTAAGTTAGAAGGCAGCGACACACAACAAGAAACCGCTTTCATGGACACCATCAAGGCGATTGAAGAACGTGTTGAACAACTAAAAGCCCTCGCTCAACGTCGCCTTGACGCCGAGCAACTTAAGTTCGAACTTTCGATTTTGGGAGCCAAATAA
- the arsH gene encoding arsenical resistance protein ArsH, producing MNSQDTALPNIDREQWRETRHDQFSSTPSSHKPRILLLYGSLRERSYSRLVVEESARLLTELGAEARIFNPQGLPQTDTEDENHPKVKELRELMMWSEGQVWCSPERHGSMSSIFKSQIDWVPLSLGGVRPTQGKTLAVMQVCGGSQSFNTVNQMRILGRWMRMVTIPNQSSVAKAFLEFEEDGRMKPSPYYNRIVDVMEELMKFTLLLRDNKTFMVDRYSERVESAEQLSQRVNQKSI from the coding sequence ATGAATTCACAAGACACAGCTTTGCCTAACATCGATCGCGAACAATGGCGTGAGACCCGCCATGATCAGTTCAGCTCAACGCCAAGCTCTCATAAGCCACGTATTCTATTGCTCTATGGCTCGTTAAGAGAACGTTCTTACAGTCGCTTAGTAGTGGAAGAATCAGCACGTTTATTAACGGAATTGGGCGCTGAAGCCCGAATTTTCAACCCACAAGGCCTACCACAAACAGACACTGAAGATGAAAACCACCCAAAAGTAAAAGAGCTTCGTGAGCTGATGATGTGGTCGGAAGGCCAAGTTTGGTGCTCTCCAGAGCGTCATGGTTCGATGAGCAGCATTTTTAAAAGCCAAATTGACTGGGTACCACTCAGTCTAGGTGGTGTTCGTCCAACGCAAGGTAAAACCCTTGCGGTGATGCAGGTTTGCGGTGGATCCCAGTCCTTTAACACAGTGAATCAGATGCGCATTTTAGGGCGTTGGATGCGCATGGTGACCATTCCAAATCAGTCCTCGGTGGCGAAAGCCTTCTTGGAATTTGAGGAGGATGGCCGAATGAAACCCTCGCCTTACTACAATCGCATCGTGGATGTGATGGAAGAGCTAATGAAATTCACCTTGTTATTGAGAGATAACAAAACATTCATGGTAGACCGTTACTCTGAACGTGTTGAAAGCGCTGAGCAATTAAGCCAACGAGTGAATCAAAAATCGATTTAA
- the aroQ gene encoding type II 3-dehydroquinate dehydratase produces the protein MASIMVLNGPNLNLLGTREPAQYGHETLADVEKLCADAAAALGHQVVCHQSNHEGVLIDLIHEAGQRVKSGDMLGVVFNPGAYTHTSIALHDAIKGADVPVIEVHISNVHARESFRHHSYISPVAAGMVVGMGVQGYVLGIQGLVSKRA, from the coding sequence ATGGCAAGTATTATGGTGCTTAATGGCCCAAATTTAAATTTATTGGGCACTCGTGAGCCTGCCCAATATGGCCATGAAACCTTAGCGGATGTGGAAAAGCTGTGCGCGGATGCGGCGGCGGCGTTAGGGCATCAAGTGGTGTGTCATCAATCTAACCACGAGGGTGTATTGATTGATTTGATTCACGAAGCAGGACAAAGGGTAAAATCTGGAGACATGTTAGGTGTGGTGTTTAATCCTGGTGCCTACACTCATACCTCCATTGCTTTGCATGATGCGATTAAAGGGGCTGATGTGCCTGTGATAGAAGTGCATATCTCCAATGTTCATGCTCGAGAATCCTTCCGTCACCATTCTTACATATCACCCGTTGCTGCAGGTATGGTGGTGGGAATGGGCGTTCAAGGTTATGTCTTGGGGATCCAAGGGTTAGTGAGTAAACGGGCATAA